One part of the Maridesulfovibrio sp. genome encodes these proteins:
- a CDS encoding PAS domain S-box protein: MKIRSIHKLNNRIRNYLCLFLTIFIASSLCSSILFFWSVTKEVDSKAATWANYLVERIAFLENVVTSRATFNHGMSILRVTPEGEVVNSRPFPSEIKSVAKSPVFQEVKNFKPGQSILLRTSDVESDELYLIQRLDHSFAIAKVPPESLLPVSPQGTELYIKDRDGHSIFESSEDYIPNSFKLGRLHFSKFHIIASAQAKTQNFGGLSLTIGKDISTEFYAGISLILFTAICLGILIKRSAFLTWDLDKNEKDFIRINNLLKKVSDAPDKNLNHLPAIEATAKRIREVDWNKEASQMAFLESRNYVTATAFFSRKILRLLEEVASHSRELTSSRKKYHDLVHTARSIILRIDCTGKCTFFNEYAQSFFGFSEEEMIGGSILGTLIPRTENGDSDLEKFINELTSNPEAYPVSTNRNTRKDGRYVWVHWANSPVFDESGVLSEVLCVGTDITERKKMESELHETRNYIRNIIDSMPSMIIGLDNDCKIIHFNTAALNLAALPAKELEGADVETAFPPLAKYAYSITQAIESGIPETGIRAQGISAPHSHHDIIIYPLNDGMRGAVIRIDDATERVQIDEMIIQTEKMMSIGGLAAGMAHEINNPLGGILQGIQNIVRRISPDLPANLRAAEKAGCSVDSIIAYMEDRKILKTLDGITDSGIRAASIVSGMLEFSRKSDSQKAPGDLRKIMDKATTLAAQDYNPQKRYDFKKITITKDYDENLYLTPCTATEIEQVFLNLLRNSAQAMNDWKNMDRSPEIVIRIRNDRNMVKCTVSDNGPGMDEAVRKRVFEPFYTTKSPGIGTGLGLSVSYFIVTQNHQGVFLVDSSPGLGTTFTIQLPAMQK, translated from the coding sequence ATGAAGATACGAAGCATTCATAAGCTTAATAACCGTATCAGGAATTACCTCTGCCTATTCCTGACCATTTTCATTGCGAGCTCACTCTGCTCTTCAATTCTTTTTTTCTGGTCTGTGACCAAAGAAGTGGACAGTAAAGCGGCAACATGGGCAAACTACCTCGTAGAGCGGATAGCATTTCTGGAGAATGTTGTTACATCAAGGGCAACTTTCAACCATGGGATGTCGATACTCAGAGTTACGCCTGAAGGCGAAGTTGTTAACAGCAGACCTTTCCCGTCTGAAATAAAATCCGTTGCAAAATCTCCTGTCTTTCAGGAAGTAAAAAACTTTAAGCCCGGCCAATCCATACTTTTACGCACAAGCGATGTAGAATCTGACGAGCTATACCTTATCCAGCGTTTGGACCACAGCTTCGCGATAGCCAAAGTTCCTCCGGAAAGCCTGCTGCCTGTCTCCCCTCAGGGAACGGAGCTTTATATTAAAGACAGAGACGGACATTCGATTTTCGAATCAAGTGAAGATTACATTCCTAATTCGTTCAAGCTGGGTAGACTTCATTTTTCCAAGTTCCACATTATCGCATCTGCGCAAGCTAAAACTCAAAATTTCGGTGGCCTATCCCTGACAATAGGCAAAGATATTTCGACAGAATTTTATGCCGGAATATCACTTATCCTTTTTACGGCAATATGCCTGGGTATTCTGATCAAAAGGTCAGCGTTCTTGACTTGGGATCTTGATAAGAATGAAAAAGATTTTATCAGAATCAACAATCTGCTGAAGAAGGTATCGGATGCCCCGGACAAAAATCTGAACCATCTTCCGGCAATTGAGGCTACGGCAAAACGAATCCGTGAGGTAGACTGGAACAAAGAAGCGTCGCAGATGGCTTTTCTGGAAAGCAGAAACTATGTCACTGCCACTGCTTTCTTTTCCAGAAAAATCCTGCGTCTGCTGGAAGAAGTTGCATCGCATTCACGCGAACTAACAAGCTCCCGCAAGAAGTACCATGATCTTGTGCACACCGCCCGTTCCATCATTCTCCGTATCGATTGCACGGGCAAATGTACTTTTTTTAATGAATATGCCCAGTCGTTCTTCGGTTTTTCTGAAGAAGAAATGATCGGCGGCAGTATTCTCGGCACACTCATTCCAAGAACAGAAAATGGTGATTCTGATCTTGAAAAATTTATTAATGAACTCACCAGCAATCCCGAAGCCTATCCGGTCAGCACGAACCGCAACACCCGTAAAGACGGGAGATACGTTTGGGTTCATTGGGCCAACAGCCCTGTGTTTGATGAATCAGGAGTTCTTTCTGAAGTTCTCTGCGTAGGAACAGACATTACCGAGCGCAAAAAAATGGAGAGTGAACTCCATGAGACCAGAAACTATATCCGCAATATTATCGACTCCATGCCTTCAATGATTATAGGACTGGATAATGACTGCAAAATAATTCACTTCAACACAGCCGCACTAAATTTGGCCGCTCTACCGGCCAAAGAACTGGAAGGAGCTGATGTTGAGACTGCTTTCCCCCCACTCGCCAAATATGCATACAGCATTACCCAGGCCATCGAGAGCGGGATTCCGGAAACCGGTATTCGCGCGCAGGGAATAAGCGCTCCGCACAGTCATCATGATATTATCATCTACCCTCTCAATGACGGTATGCGCGGAGCTGTTATCCGTATCGATGATGCTACTGAAAGGGTCCAAATAGATGAAATGATAATCCAGACAGAAAAAATGATGTCCATCGGGGGGCTGGCAGCTGGAATGGCTCACGAGATCAACAACCCTCTGGGGGGAATTCTTCAGGGTATCCAGAACATAGTCCGTCGGATATCACCGGACTTACCGGCAAACCTCCGAGCTGCAGAAAAAGCGGGCTGCTCTGTTGATTCAATAATTGCCTACATGGAAGACCGAAAAATACTGAAAACACTGGACGGAATAACTGACTCCGGGATAAGGGCTGCGTCCATTGTTTCCGGCATGCTTGAATTCAGCCGTAAAAGCGATTCCCAGAAGGCTCCGGGCGACCTGCGGAAAATAATGGATAAAGCCACGACTCTCGCAGCTCAGGACTACAATCCCCAGAAGAGATACGATTTCAAGAAAATCACAATCACAAAGGATTATGATGAAAATCTTTACCTGACACCCTGCACCGCGACTGAAATCGAACAGGTTTTCCTGAACCTGCTGCGCAATTCGGCACAGGCCATGAACGACTGGAAAAATATGGACAGGTCCCCGGAAATTGTGATCAGAATCCGCAATGACCGAAATATGGTGAAATGTACAGTTTCCGACAATGGTCCCGGCATGGATGAGGCTGTTCGTAAAAGAGTATTTGAACCTTTTTACACAACCAAATCACCGGGGATCGGAACAGGACTGGGACTTTCAGTCTCTTATTTCATCGTAACCCAGAATCATCAGGGTGTGTTTCTGGTAGATTCTTCACCCGGGCTGGGAACAACCTTCACCATCCAGCTTCCTGCCATGCAAAAATAA
- a CDS encoding glycoside hydrolase family 3 protein produces MRKLIVIYVLVAIFLSGCAAKKSSNGPSELDIMIGQMVMVGFRGLQLNADNPVIRDIREAHIGGVILFSKDCALNSTVRNIEGPAQISMLTSGLQSYAATPLFIAVDQEGGVIKRLTGEMGFQETLSAAELGNSGDPQRAYRAGKITGRTLRTAGINMDFAPVVDVNRNASNPVIAALQRSFSDDPRIVARFAEAFIDGLHSEGILSCMKHFPGHGSSRGDSHLGFTDVTESWDSSELYPFQKIIQDNKADMIMTAHVFNAKLDRKYPATLSRRVIQGILRRGMGFQGLVVTDDMQMQAVSGEYGFKEGVYRAVKAGADILLFGNNLIFEPGLGTKAVATLKQLVHEGKVTERRIRQSYERIMRVKEGLADDRK; encoded by the coding sequence TTGAGAAAATTAATAGTTATATATGTTTTGGTTGCAATTTTTCTTTCCGGATGTGCTGCAAAAAAAAGTTCAAACGGACCCTCTGAACTGGATATCATGATCGGACAGATGGTCATGGTCGGGTTCAGAGGTTTGCAGCTTAATGCGGACAATCCAGTAATAAGAGATATCCGTGAAGCCCATATCGGCGGGGTTATACTTTTCAGCAAGGACTGCGCGTTAAACAGCACGGTGCGTAATATCGAAGGTCCAGCACAGATTTCCATGCTCACTTCCGGCTTGCAGAGTTACGCTGCAACTCCGTTGTTTATTGCTGTGGATCAGGAAGGGGGCGTCATTAAACGGTTAACCGGGGAAATGGGATTCCAAGAGACGCTCTCAGCTGCCGAACTTGGTAATAGCGGAGATCCGCAGAGGGCTTACCGAGCCGGTAAAATTACCGGGCGGACTTTGAGAACAGCAGGGATCAACATGGATTTTGCACCGGTAGTGGATGTAAACCGCAACGCGTCCAATCCTGTAATTGCCGCCTTGCAGCGCAGTTTCTCTGATGATCCGCGTATCGTGGCCCGTTTTGCAGAAGCCTTTATCGACGGTCTTCACTCAGAAGGGATACTTTCTTGTATGAAACATTTTCCCGGACATGGCAGTTCCCGCGGTGATTCCCATCTTGGATTTACCGATGTGACCGAATCTTGGGACAGCAGCGAGCTGTATCCTTTTCAGAAAATTATTCAGGACAACAAGGCAGATATGATCATGACTGCCCATGTTTTCAATGCGAAGCTGGACCGCAAGTATCCGGCAACACTTTCCCGTAGGGTTATCCAAGGTATATTACGGCGCGGTATGGGGTTTCAGGGACTTGTTGTTACAGACGACATGCAGATGCAGGCTGTCAGCGGTGAATACGGCTTCAAAGAAGGGGTTTACCGGGCAGTGAAGGCCGGAGCGGATATTCTGTTATTTGGTAATAACCTGATTTTTGAGCCGGGACTGGGAACCAAAGCTGTGGCGACCCTGAAACAGTTGGTCCATGAAGGTAAAGTCACAGAACGCAGGATCAGACAGTCGTACGAGCGTATTATGCGGGTCAAGGAAGGTCTGGCGGATGACAGGAAATGA
- a CDS encoding D-sedoheptulose 7-phosphate isomerase, protein MSQTALQKVLDHARDGLEVRESFFEQYSQLVVDVSRALAVRLALGSKILFCGNGGSAADCQHLAAELVNRFKLERPPLPGIALTTDSSILTAIGNDYSYDLVFEKQVQALGQPGDILIGISTSGTSPNVICALKEAQRKGMVTVGMTGISAGEMLPICDHIISVPSKDTAIIQEVHIAVGHLFCHLIDHFLFEAVSELEPYLSGE, encoded by the coding sequence ATGTCCCAGACCGCATTGCAAAAAGTATTAGACCATGCCCGTGACGGGCTTGAAGTCCGCGAATCTTTTTTCGAACAATATTCCCAGCTGGTAGTAGACGTTTCCAGGGCTCTGGCCGTACGACTCGCCCTCGGTTCCAAAATCCTTTTCTGCGGAAACGGAGGAAGCGCAGCAGACTGTCAGCATCTGGCAGCGGAACTGGTCAACAGATTCAAACTTGAACGCCCTCCCCTCCCCGGCATAGCCCTGACCACAGATTCGTCAATCCTGACTGCGATTGGCAATGACTACTCATACGATCTGGTCTTTGAAAAACAGGTTCAGGCTCTTGGACAGCCAGGTGATATACTTATCGGCATAAGCACTTCAGGAACCAGCCCCAATGTTATCTGCGCACTTAAAGAAGCACAGCGAAAGGGCATGGTCACCGTGGGCATGACAGGAATCAGCGCCGGTGAAATGCTCCCGATTTGTGATCATATTATCAGCGTTCCAAGCAAGGATACCGCTATAATTCAGGAAGTCCACATAGCTGTCGGACACCTGTTCTGCCACCTTATTGACCACTTTCTTTTTGAAGCGGTGAGTGAACTTGAACCCTACTTGAGCGGGGAGTAG
- a CDS encoding response regulator yields the protein MQILIVEDSNTSRMYLKEILKEITENLDADIDCAVSGEEALEKFERKWIEGNPCDLIFMDIILPGMDGLQTLEKIRAIEQEKQIADDKKLKAIMTTALDDNTKASRAFFKCEALSYMTKPITAEKIRSELDKFGMI from the coding sequence ATGCAGATTCTAATCGTCGAAGACAGCAATACCAGCAGGATGTACCTGAAAGAAATCCTGAAAGAAATTACCGAAAATCTCGATGCTGATATCGACTGTGCAGTCAGCGGCGAGGAAGCCCTTGAAAAGTTCGAGCGCAAATGGATTGAAGGAAATCCCTGCGATCTTATTTTTATGGACATCATCCTTCCCGGTATGGATGGATTGCAGACCCTTGAAAAAATCAGGGCCATTGAGCAGGAAAAACAGATTGCCGATGACAAAAAACTGAAAGCGATCATGACCACTGCCCTTGATGACAATACGAAGGCTTCACGTGCATTTTTTAAATGCGAAGCCCTATCATATATGACAAAACCCATCACTGCCGAAAAAATACGTTCTGAACTCGATAAATTCGGGATGATATAG
- a CDS encoding LysE family translocator, translating into MDALTLAFIPVAAVLTVTPGSDTMLVVNNTLTRSTADGLCTVAGINAGLFVHALASALGLSVILMNSATAFEMVKMAGAIYIIYLGIQSLRNSRKHEEAEFSTKTCSKGISASIREGFLTNVLNPKVAVFYLALLPQFISPGESILRQSLQLMAIHFSMGIIWFSFVTLALGRVRHLLSGGKFKKRLEALSGVVFIGLGLKMALSNK; encoded by the coding sequence ATGGATGCACTCACGCTTGCTTTTATTCCTGTTGCAGCAGTACTGACTGTCACTCCCGGTTCGGACACGATGCTTGTGGTCAACAATACACTGACAAGATCAACAGCGGACGGACTTTGCACCGTTGCCGGAATCAATGCAGGCCTGTTTGTCCATGCCCTTGCCTCTGCACTCGGGCTTTCCGTAATCCTCATGAACTCGGCAACTGCGTTCGAAATGGTCAAAATGGCTGGAGCCATTTATATAATCTATCTTGGAATTCAGTCCCTGCGAAACAGCCGAAAGCATGAAGAAGCTGAATTCTCCACGAAAACATGCAGCAAAGGGATCTCCGCCTCAATCCGTGAAGGATTCCTGACAAATGTGCTGAACCCTAAAGTAGCGGTTTTCTATCTTGCCCTGCTTCCGCAATTTATTTCTCCCGGAGAATCCATCCTACGACAGTCTCTGCAGCTGATGGCTATCCATTTCAGCATGGGGATCATCTGGTTCAGCTTTGTAACCCTCGCGCTGGGCCGTGTCCGCCACCTGCTTTCCGGCGGAAAATTCAAAAAACGGCTGGAAGCTTTATCCGGTGTTGTATTTATCGGACTTGGACTGAAAATGGCTTTAAGCAACAAGTAA
- a CDS encoding Cache 3/Cache 2 fusion domain-containing protein — MLKKLAFQTKLMLGAVLIVLATIVFMTGVNLYKVQSSLHRLGQTSMKSIADSVHALMEIQNDILLDKVKADIDTLDNKIFSLGFPKLNKRHPIESTITNQITKQSETVTYPSLEFGGIAINGKYDIVDDLQKEIGGTATIFEVLPDKLLRVSTNVMKMDGNRATGTYIPNTSPVYKSVMSGKTYYGMAYVVNAWYITAYKPLEDLHGNIVSVIYVGRKILTEAFNKSVLSSNVGGKGYATIFSKNGNVLLHPTMTGENIKDAPFWDIFAKTKEGEVEYTFNGVKKAAYITYFEPWNWSFSFTMNIADMSHGVDREIVITNVIIAVAALVFAAVILLLLIKSTTKPLQELSDFTSKVSEGNYNSELEYDVNDVIGKTISSVKHMVFELKNKLGFSNGLLNGLTLPCVVVDLDEKVSFINAHLLEQFGLNGQPEDYLGTQVRNLIDISAVSETIDRCIKEEKNFSEIEISGTANGKKFYAIIDVAPLQDLDKKLIGAFMVMNDITAIKENERAITAQRDTIAETAKEANEISNQLSSAADELSAQVEESRKGAEVQQQRASETAAAMEQMNSTVMEVARNAGEASENARSTKEKAIEGQELVSEVVKAIKVLEQNSEKLKSSMEELGLRTESISKVMNVITDIADQTNLLALNAAIEAARAGEAGRGFAVVADEVRKLAEKTMDATKEVGEAITSIQQSTRTNVRVTETAVESVVESTALAARSGDALDEIVRMVEASANQIEEIAAAAEQQSSSSEQISRATEEINVISAESAETTVQSAMAISEVAKLAANIKELIHNMQS, encoded by the coding sequence ATGTTAAAAAAGCTGGCATTTCAAACCAAACTCATGCTTGGAGCAGTACTGATTGTTCTGGCTACTATTGTATTCATGACCGGAGTCAACCTTTACAAAGTACAAAGTTCGCTGCATCGGCTGGGCCAGACTTCCATGAAATCCATTGCAGACAGTGTTCACGCACTAATGGAAATCCAGAATGATATCCTGCTTGATAAAGTTAAAGCAGATATTGACACGCTGGACAACAAAATATTTTCACTCGGCTTCCCTAAACTGAACAAACGCCATCCCATTGAATCGACCATCACCAACCAGATCACAAAGCAAAGTGAAACCGTGACTTATCCAAGTCTCGAATTCGGTGGAATCGCGATCAACGGGAAATACGATATCGTTGACGATCTGCAAAAAGAAATAGGTGGAACAGCAACCATTTTTGAAGTGCTTCCTGACAAACTGCTGCGCGTGTCCACCAACGTCATGAAGATGGACGGCAACCGCGCAACAGGAACCTATATTCCAAATACCAGCCCGGTATATAAATCTGTCATGAGCGGCAAGACTTACTACGGCATGGCTTATGTTGTTAATGCTTGGTATATCACGGCTTATAAACCACTTGAGGACCTGCACGGAAACATCGTCAGTGTAATTTATGTCGGACGCAAAATCTTAACCGAAGCATTCAATAAATCTGTTCTTTCTTCTAATGTAGGTGGTAAAGGATACGCGACAATATTCAGCAAAAATGGTAATGTGCTGCTCCATCCGACCATGACCGGGGAAAATATAAAGGATGCCCCGTTTTGGGATATTTTTGCAAAAACAAAAGAAGGCGAGGTCGAATATACATTTAACGGTGTAAAAAAAGCCGCATATATAACTTATTTCGAGCCGTGGAATTGGTCCTTTTCATTCACCATGAATATCGCAGACATGTCGCACGGAGTTGACAGGGAAATAGTCATCACCAATGTCATCATCGCAGTTGCAGCCCTTGTCTTTGCCGCAGTTATACTTCTGCTGCTTATCAAATCAACCACCAAGCCGCTCCAGGAACTATCCGACTTTACCAGTAAGGTTTCCGAAGGTAATTACAATTCCGAGCTTGAATACGATGTTAACGATGTAATCGGTAAAACTATAAGCTCAGTCAAGCATATGGTTTTTGAACTCAAAAACAAACTCGGGTTCTCGAACGGACTGCTGAATGGTTTAACACTCCCCTGTGTGGTTGTAGACCTTGACGAAAAGGTTTCGTTCATCAATGCGCATTTGCTTGAGCAGTTCGGTCTTAATGGACAGCCGGAGGATTATCTTGGCACACAGGTCCGTAATCTTATCGACATCAGCGCCGTTTCCGAAACAATTGACCGCTGCATCAAAGAAGAGAAAAACTTCTCAGAAATCGAAATTAGCGGAACTGCCAACGGTAAGAAATTCTATGCGATTATCGATGTCGCGCCGCTGCAAGATCTTGATAAAAAATTAATCGGTGCATTCATGGTCATGAATGACATAACCGCCATCAAAGAAAACGAGCGGGCAATAACCGCCCAGCGTGATACAATTGCGGAAACTGCGAAGGAAGCAAACGAAATCTCCAATCAGCTTTCTTCCGCTGCGGATGAACTTTCCGCCCAGGTGGAAGAATCCCGGAAAGGAGCGGAAGTACAGCAGCAACGGGCCAGTGAAACCGCAGCAGCAATGGAGCAGATGAATTCCACAGTCATGGAAGTTGCGCGTAATGCTGGAGAGGCATCAGAAAATGCCCGTTCTACTAAAGAAAAAGCCATTGAAGGTCAGGAACTTGTCAGTGAAGTTGTCAAGGCAATTAAAGTACTGGAACAGAACTCAGAAAAATTGAAATCCAGTATGGAAGAACTCGGTTTGCGCACAGAATCTATCAGCAAGGTCATGAATGTGATTACTGATATTGCTGACCAGACCAATCTGCTGGCACTTAACGCGGCTATTGAAGCTGCTCGGGCTGGGGAAGCTGGTCGCGGATTTGCAGTTGTTGCCGATGAAGTCCGCAAGCTGGCGGAAAAAACAATGGACGCTACCAAAGAAGTAGGCGAAGCAATCACTTCAATTCAGCAAAGCACCCGCACCAATGTCAGAGTAACTGAAACTGCGGTTGAATCAGTTGTGGAATCAACTGCGCTGGCTGCCAGATCCGGTGACGCACTTGATGAGATTGTGCGCATGGTTGAGGCTTCTGCCAACCAGATCGAAGAGATTGCAGCGGCTGCAGAGCAGCAGTCATCTTCCAGCGAACAGATCAGCAGGGCAACGGAGGAGATCAATGTAATTTCTGCTGAATCTGCTGAGACCACTGTCCAGTCTGCCATGGCTATCTCGGAGGTCGCTAAGCTTGCTGCCAACATCAAGGAACTGATCCACAATATGCAGTCTTAA
- the asnB gene encoding asparagine synthase (glutamine-hydrolyzing): MCGIAGHFQPGKKPQSIRPILNLLSHRGPDFHNIYSEQDIELGHTRLSIIDLSAHGNQPMTDPATGNTIVFNGEIYNFKTLREKLTAKGYTFTSSGDTEVLLKLYAEYGEECIAMLRGMFAFAIWDRSRQQLLVARDRLGKKPFFYARTNDGFIFASEIRALASHPNISKDIDKQAIDLFMSTGCVPAPFSIYSAIRKLPPAHYAIIDEMGMDMQRYWALDFTHKIQCTEAEVLEELHTRLLEATSIRLESDVPLGALLSGGVDSSLIVALMAECGSKSIDTFTIGFHEKKYDESGHAAKVAKHLGVNHHVEYLDPAQFENMLPAVVRQYGEPFSDDAALATMLLSEATRKHVTVALSGDGGDELACGYSAYTHVKLASVMASLIGKEPLPEKNIASAFNSNTTIGALRRKMISKFHPEFKRLLRNEYNAARYKNYVYNQDMREHLGQSTFQWLYNLATESCTQAHNPVERLLWMDTAHFLADALLVKVDIASMAHSLEVRSPLLDHELFDYMATLPPELKLKGGESKYLLKKLAERYLPAEILYRRKQGFSMPVAKWTSGDSADFTRNAISQATPFLERIFDIKALNTRIDEHISGRKKHKNFVWNILNLALWAIEHKAGRV, from the coding sequence ATGTGCGGAATTGCAGGACACTTCCAACCCGGAAAAAAGCCACAGAGCATAAGACCAATCCTCAACCTTCTTTCCCACAGGGGACCAGACTTCCACAATATCTATTCAGAACAGGACATTGAACTGGGACACACCCGTCTTTCCATCATCGACCTTTCCGCACACGGCAACCAGCCCATGACCGACCCTGCAACCGGGAACACTATTGTTTTCAATGGTGAAATATACAACTTCAAAACCCTGCGTGAAAAGCTGACCGCCAAAGGGTACACATTCACATCATCCGGCGATACCGAAGTACTGCTCAAGCTTTACGCCGAGTATGGCGAAGAATGCATTGCAATGCTTCGCGGAATGTTCGCGTTTGCCATTTGGGACAGGTCCAGACAACAACTGCTCGTAGCACGCGACAGGCTGGGCAAAAAACCTTTCTTCTACGCAAGGACCAATGATGGATTTATATTCGCTTCCGAGATTCGCGCCCTTGCCTCCCACCCGAATATTTCAAAAGATATAGACAAACAGGCCATTGACCTGTTTATGAGCACAGGTTGTGTCCCTGCCCCATTCTCCATCTATTCAGCCATCCGCAAACTCCCCCCTGCCCACTACGCAATTATAGATGAGATGGGAATGGACATGCAGCGCTACTGGGCACTGGATTTTACCCATAAAATCCAGTGTACGGAAGCCGAAGTTCTTGAAGAACTGCATACAAGACTCCTGGAAGCCACCAGCATCAGGCTTGAAAGCGATGTACCTTTAGGGGCGTTGCTTTCAGGCGGAGTGGACTCCAGCCTCATAGTAGCTCTTATGGCAGAATGCGGGAGTAAATCCATCGACACTTTCACCATCGGATTCCATGAAAAGAAATATGATGAATCCGGTCATGCTGCCAAAGTCGCCAAACATCTGGGCGTAAACCATCACGTGGAATACCTGGACCCGGCCCAGTTTGAAAATATGCTCCCTGCTGTAGTACGCCAGTATGGTGAACCTTTCTCCGATGATGCTGCACTGGCTACTATGCTGCTCAGCGAAGCTACACGCAAACATGTTACGGTGGCCCTCAGCGGAGATGGCGGCGATGAACTTGCCTGCGGTTACTCTGCTTACACTCACGTTAAGCTGGCTTCCGTTATGGCTTCCCTGATCGGCAAGGAACCGCTTCCTGAAAAGAATATAGCAAGCGCATTCAACAGCAACACAACAATCGGTGCACTGCGCCGCAAGATGATCAGCAAATTCCACCCGGAGTTCAAACGCCTTCTGCGCAATGAATACAACGCTGCACGCTATAAGAACTATGTATACAATCAGGATATGCGCGAACATCTAGGGCAATCAACATTTCAATGGTTGTACAATCTAGCCACCGAATCATGCACTCAGGCACACAATCCTGTGGAACGTCTACTCTGGATGGATACGGCCCACTTTCTGGCCGATGCCCTGCTGGTGAAGGTCGATATCGCATCGATGGCCCATAGCCTTGAGGTTCGCTCCCCTCTGCTTGACCATGAACTTTTCGACTACATGGCCACGCTGCCCCCGGAACTAAAACTCAAAGGGGGGGAATCCAAATACCTACTCAAGAAACTGGCCGAAAGGTACCTGCCTGCTGAAATCCTCTACCGCCGCAAGCAGGGATTCTCAATGCCTGTTGCCAAATGGACCAGCGGGGATTCAGCAGATTTCACCCGCAATGCCATCAGTCAGGCTACTCCTTTTCTTGAACGGATCTTTGATATAAAAGCGCTGAACACACGCATTGATGAACATATATCAGGCCGCAAAAAACATAAAAATTTCGTCTGGAATATTCTCAACCTCGCGCTCTGGGCCATTGAGCATAAGGCAGGCCGGGTTTAA
- a CDS encoding iron chelate uptake ABC transporter family permease subunit, producing the protein MFEMLTYEFMQNALIAGLLASIICGVIGALVVVNRVVLLAGGVAHASYGGVGLAFFLGLPMLPVTTAFAVCAALLMALVTMRVKERADTFIGVMWAAGMALGIILLDLTPGYNVDLMSYLFGGILATPKSDLLLMAGLAGVVLLVVFICYKGFWAMSFDEEFARSRGVPVTLLYFIMLALIALSVVMVIRVVGLILVIALLTIPPHIAESRTSSLFSMMVLSSILSMFFCVSGLLLSYQLNLSSGATIIAVSVAGFALSAVAEKFRSRA; encoded by the coding sequence ATGTTTGAGATGCTGACTTATGAATTCATGCAGAATGCCCTTATTGCAGGGCTGCTCGCTTCCATTATCTGCGGGGTTATAGGTGCGCTGGTGGTCGTTAACAGGGTCGTACTATTGGCCGGTGGAGTGGCCCACGCCTCATATGGCGGGGTTGGGCTGGCCTTTTTTCTCGGGTTGCCCATGCTTCCGGTGACTACTGCATTTGCAGTTTGTGCGGCTTTGCTTATGGCTTTGGTTACTATGCGGGTCAAGGAACGGGCAGATACATTCATAGGCGTGATGTGGGCGGCAGGAATGGCGTTGGGTATTATTCTGCTTGACCTCACGCCCGGATATAATGTTGACCTGATGAGCTACCTTTTCGGCGGCATCCTCGCTACACCCAAGTCAGATTTGTTGCTAATGGCCGGGCTTGCCGGGGTTGTGCTGCTGGTAGTCTTCATTTGCTATAAGGGATTCTGGGCCATGTCCTTTGATGAGGAATTTGCACGCTCGCGTGGTGTTCCGGTTACCCTCCTTTATTTTATTATGCTGGCCTTGATTGCACTCAGTGTGGTCATGGTTATCCGGGTGGTCGGTCTTATTCTGGTCATTGCCCTGTTGACTATTCCCCCGCATATTGCCGAAAGCAGGACTTCTTCGCTTTTTTCAATGATGGTGCTTTCTTCGATTTTGAGTATGTTCTTCTGCGTGAGTGGACTGCTGCTTTCCTATCAGCTGAACCTTTCTTCCGGGGCAACAATCATCGCCGTAAGTGTTGCCGGGTTTGCGCTTTCCGCAGTGGCAGAGAAGTTTAGAAGCAGAGCTTGA